The following are encoded in a window of Camarhynchus parvulus chromosome 1A, STF_HiC, whole genome shotgun sequence genomic DNA:
- the LOC115910473 gene encoding poly(U)-specific endoribonuclease-like has translation MASGKALNRELSKLFNEMWDADVHRLRPGRDYTIDVQGKAGPAQQGNRAVPDNAARHLFHNVNEERLRSIRTFATFISLLDNYETSTGVAEVVTPEEIAENNCFLDAILATEVMRLAHDYLLKKNLARPNLADFKRQLYDIWFQLYARKEGDRPDSCGFEHVFVGETRHGREILGLHNWVQFYLQEKRNQIDYKGYVARKNKTRPDKDDQVLSIQFSWKGSVKPVGSTFIGVSPEFEFALYTVIFLLSEERVTRETVKIDEYELQMVVWRHGHHIGTAYPVLLSTTSED, from the exons ATGGCAAGTGG GAAGGCCTTAAATCGTGAACTTTCTAAGCTTTTCAATGAGATGTGGGATGCAGATGTTCACCGCCTTAGGCCTGGGAGAGACTACACAATTGACGTGCAG GGAAAAGCAGGTCCAGCACAGCAAGGGAACAGGGCTGTCCCGGACAACGCAGCCAGACATCTGTTTCACAATGTAAACGAAGAACGCCTGAGGAGCATAAGAACTTTTGCAA cCTTTATTTCCTTATTGGACAACTATGAGACATCAACTGGTGTAGCAGAAGTAGTGACTCCAGAAGAAATAGCTGAAAACAACTGTTTCCTTGATGCTATCTTAGCAACAGAAGTCATGAGA CTAGCTCATGACtatctgctgaaaaaaaacctagCAAGGCCAAACCTTGCAGATTTCAAACGTCAGCTTTATGACATCTGGTTCCAGCTCTATGCCAGGAAAGAAGGAGACAG ACCTGATTCTTGTGGTTTTGAACATGTTTTTGTTGGAGAAACAAGGCATGGTAGAGAGATCCTAGGTTTGCACAACTGGGTGCAATTTTACCTTCAGGAAAAGCGCAACCAGATTGATTACAAGGGATACGTAGCTCGGAAGAACAAAACCAGG CCTGATAAAGATGACCAAGTTTTGAGCATCCAGTTCAGCTGGAAGGGCTCAGTCAAGCCAGTTGGAAGCACCTTTATTGGTGTCAGCCCGGAGTTTGAATTTGCCCTTTACACAGtcattttcctgctgtctgAAGAAAGAGTCACACGTGAAACAGTGAAGATAGATGAGTACGAGCTACAGATGGTTGTCTGGCGCCATGGGCACCACATTGGAACAGCATATCCAGTCCTGCTCAGCACCACTAGTGAAGATTAG
- the LOC115910383 gene encoding lactosylceramide 4-alpha-galactosyltransferase-like, giving the protein MTAVSGEQAPAGERMLRMPSCLLKLTRVVLSHKPCALFILIFVFVSLAYHKLYWDPKSSGPTHSLSAEISCAHYVPSPLDIAGGPSPSTGNVFFVETSEQTAPSYLFSCSVESAARTHPMSRVVVLMKGLAKGNASLPKHWAFSLLSCFPNVEIRPLDLTELFSGTPLAQWFLQPQRQQEPHFLAVLSDACRIVLMWKFGGIYLDTDFIVLKNLQNLTNALGIQDDDELNGAFLSFKAKHKFMELCMQDFVEDYNGWVWGHQGPELLTRVFKKWCSLETITSMSCKGVSALAREVVYPIPWQDWKKLFEAASALELQKLLKSTYAVHIWNKLSHGTKLEIPSQALLAQLYSQFCPATYAKMKQDSEELSRRAV; this is encoded by the coding sequence ATGACAGCTGTCTCGGGAGAGCAGGCTCCGGCTGGAGAGAGAATGCTCAGGATGCCCAGCTGCCTCCTAAAGCTGACCAGGGTGGTGCTGAGCCACAAGCCCTGTGCCCTGTTTATCCTCATCTTTGTGTTCGTATCCCTTGCCTACCACAAGCTCTACTGGGACCCAAAGAGCAGCGGCCCCACCCACAGCTTGTCTGCTGAGATCAGCTGTGCTCACTATGTGCCTTCTCCCCTCGACATTGCTGGTGGGCCCTCCCCTTCCacaggaaatgtgttttttgTGGAGACCTCAGAGCAAACTGCCCCAAGTTACCTCTTCTCGTGCTCTGTGGAGTCAGCGGCCAGGACACACCCCATGTCAAGAGTTGTGGTGCTCATGAAAGGCTTGGCCAAAGGAAACGCCTCCTTGCCCAAGCACTGGGCTTTCTCcttgctcagctgcttccccaaCGTGGAAATCCGGCCCCTGGACTTGACAGAGCTCTTTTCTGGAACACCTCTGGCACAGTggttcctgcagcctcagcGGCAACAGGAGCCTCATTTTTTAGCTGTCCTCTCTGATGCCTGCAGAATTGTCCTCATGTGGAAATTTGGTGGCATCTACCTGGATACAGACTTCATTGTGCTTAAGAACTTACAGAACCTCACCAATGCCCTCGGCATTCAGGACGATGATGAACTGAATGGAGCCTTTCTGTCCTTTAAGGCTAAGCACAAATTCATGGAGCTTTGCATGCAGGACTTTGTGGAGGACTACAATGGCTGGGTCTGGGGGCACCAGGGCCCAGAGCTCCTAACTCGTGTCTTCAAGAAGTGGTGCTCCCTCGAGACTATCACGAGCATGAGCTGCAAAGGTGTGAGTGCTCTTGCCCGAGAAGTTGTTTATCCTATTCCCTGGCAGGACTGGAAGAAGTTGTTTGAGGCAGCCAGTGCCTTGGAGCTTCAGAAACTCCTTAAGAGCACCTATGCAGTGCACATATGGAACAAACTGAGCCACGGGACCAAGTTAGAGATCccctcccaggctctgctggctcagctctATTCCCAGTTCTGCCCTGCCACCTACGCAAAGATGAAGCAGGACTCTGAAGAGTTGTCAAGGCGTGCAGTGTGA
- the LOC115910423 gene encoding lactosylceramide 4-alpha-galactosyltransferase-like, translating to MTAVSGEQAPAGERMLRMPSCLLKLTRVVLSHKPCALFILIFVFVSLAYHKLYWDPKSSGPTHSLSAEISCAHYVPSPLDIAGGPSPSTGNVFFVETSEQTAPSYLFSCSVESAARTHPMSRVVVLMKGLAKGNASLPKHWAFSLLSCFPNVEIRPLDLTELFSGTPLAQWFLQPQRQQEPHFLAVLSDACRIVLMWKFGGIYLDTDFIVLKNLQNLTNALGIQGDSVLNGAFLSFKAKHKFMELCMQDFVEDYNGWVWGHQGPELLTRVFKKWCSLETITSMSCKGVSALAREVVYPIPWQDWKKLFEAASALELQKLLKSTYAVHIWNKLSHGTKLEIPSQALLAQLYSQFCPATYAKMKQDSEELSRRAV from the coding sequence ATGACAGCTGTCTCGGGAGAGCAGGCTCCGGCTGGAGAGAGAATGCTCAGGATGCCCAGCTGCCTCCTAAAGCTGACCAGGGTGGTGCTGAGCCACAAGCCCTGTGCCCTGTTTATCCTCATCTTTGTGTTCGTATCCCTTGCCTACCACAAGCTCTACTGGGACCCAAAGAGCAGCGGCCCCACCCACAGCTTGTCTGCTGAGATCAGCTGTGCTCACTATGTGCCTTCTCCCCTCGACATTGCTGGTGGGCCCTCCCCTTCCacaggaaatgtgttttttgTGGAGACCTCAGAGCAAACTGCCCCAAGTTACCTCTTCTCGTGCTCTGTGGAGTCAGCGGCCAGGACACACCCCATGTCAAGAGTTGTGGTGCTCATGAAAGGCTTGGCCAAAGGAAACGCCTCCTTGCCCAAGCACTGGGCTTTCTCcttgctcagctgcttccccaaCGTGGAAATCCGGCCTCTGGACTTGACAGAGCTCTTTTCTGGAACACCTCTGGCACAGTggttcctgcagcctcagcGGCAACAGGAGCCTCATTTTTTAGCTGTCCTCTCTGATGCCTGCAGAATTGTCCTCATGTGGAAATTTGGTGGCATCTACCTGGATACAGACTTCATTGTGCTTAAGAACTTACAGAACCTCACCAATGCCCTCGGCATTCAGGGTGACAGTGTACTGAATGGAGCCTTTCTGTCCTTTAAGGCTAAGCACAAATTCATGGAGCTTTGCATGCAGGACTTTGTGGAGGACTACAATGGCTGGGTCTGGGGGCACCAGGGCCCAGAGCTCCTAACTCGTGTCTTCAAGAAGTGGTGCTCCCTCGAGACTATCACGAGCATGAGCTGCAAAGGTGTGAGTGCTCTTGCCCGAGAAGTTGTTTATCCTATTCCCTGGCAGGACTGGAAGAAGTTGTTTGAGGCAGCCAGTGCCTTGGAGCTTCAGAAACTCCTTAAGAGCACCTATGCAGTGCACATATGGAACAAACTGAGCCACGGGACCAAGTTAGAGATCccctcccaggctctgctggctcagctctATTCCCAGTTCTGTCCTGCCACCTACGCAAAGATGAAGCAGGACTCTGAAGAGTTGTCAAGGCGTGCAGTGTGA